In Lonchura striata isolate bLonStr1 chromosome 2, bLonStr1.mat, whole genome shotgun sequence, a single genomic region encodes these proteins:
- the LOC110472350 gene encoding homeobox protein NANOG has protein sequence MLGAGGPGPAMSSHLGTPPYVLYPGAARYGDYYWLSAGSMDSAPTEEAPAPDALPLPAAKTPSPSVDSPASSSSGTLTQYHTPDSATSPTAAGTPSPHSSLQKVKAQGKGVVKTGKSRTAFSQEQLKALHQRFQSQKYLSPQQIRELAAALQLTYKQVKTWFQNQRMKFKRCQKESQWMDKGMYLPQNGVHQAAYLDMAPTFHQVFPGGSGRNFQAVSNTQTYGNGQNLYSFSSVEEEGLFGKAGTSCNTQQTMGLLSQQMNFYHNYFDNIDYVSVEADDTFNFQSTSDTVTPFSSSPIQNQCQLPWHPMGTQSGYESQV, from the exons ATGCTCGGGGCAGGGGGACCCGGCCCGGCCATGAGCAGCCACCTAGGCACGCCGCCGTACGTGCTGTACCCCGGCGCGGCCAGGTATGGGGACTATTACTGGCTCTCCGCAGGAAGCATGGACAGCGCGCCCACCGAGGAGGCTCCGGCGCCGGACGCGCTCCCGCTGCCCGCGGCCAAGACGCCCAGTCCCTCAG TTGACTCCCCAGcttcctccagctctgggacactCACCCAGTACCACACCCCCGACTCCGCCACCAGCCCCACCGCAGCAGGGACCCCGTCTCCCCACTCCTCTCTGCAGAAGGTCAAGGCGCAAGGCAAGGGTGTGGTGAAGACGGGCAAGAGCCGCACAGCGTTCTCGCAGGAGCAGCTGAAAGCCTTACACCAGCGCTTCCAGAGCCAGAAGTACCTCAGCCCCCAGCAGATCCGGGAGCTGGCTGCTGCCCTTCAGCTCACCTACAAGCAG GTGAAGACATGGTTTCAGAATCAACGGATGAAATTTAAGCGTTGCCAAAAGGAGAGCCAGTGGATGGATAAAGGGATGTATTTACCACAG AATGGGGTTCATCAGGCTGCATACCTGGATATGGCGCCCACGTTCCACCAGGTCTTCCCTGGGGGCTCGGGCAGGAACTTTCAGGCTGTGTCCAACACTCAGACTTACGGGAATGGGCAGAACCTGTACTCCTTCTCGTCTGTGGAGGAAGAAGGGCTCTTTGGAAAAGCTGGGACAAGCTGCAATACCCAGCAAACCATGGGTTTATTAAGCCAGCAAATGAACTTCTATCACAACTACTTTGACAATATAGATTATGTCAGCGTGGAGGCAGATGACACCTTCAACTTCCAGAGCACCTCTGACACTGTCACACCATTTTCGAGCTCTCCTATACAGAATCAATGCCAGTTACCTTGGCACCCCATGGGGACCCAGAGTGGGTATGAGTCTCAGGTCTGA